Proteins co-encoded in one Brassica rapa cultivar Chiifu-401-42 chromosome A02, CAAS_Brap_v3.01, whole genome shotgun sequence genomic window:
- the LOC103851584 gene encoding non-specific lipid-transfer protein 4 has product MAIALRFFTCLVLTVCIVASVDAAITCGTVTSSLAPCATYLSSGGEVPPPCCAGVKKLNGMAQTTADRQQACKCLKAAAQGINPSLASSLPGKCSVSIPYPISMSTNCDNVK; this is encoded by the exons ATGGCTATTGCTCTTAGGTTCTTTACATGCCTTGTTTTGACGGTGTGCATTGTCGCATCAGTAGATGCAGCAATCACATGTGGCACAGTGACAAGTAGCTTGGCTCCATGTGCCACCTACCTATCGAGTGGCGGGGAGGTGCCACCTCCATGCTGTGCGGGAGTCAAAAAATTGAATGGTATGGCTCAAACCACAGCGGACCGCCAACAAGCATGCAAGTGTCTAAAGGCCGCTGCACAGGGCATCAACCCAAGTCTAGCCTCTAGCCTTCCTGGAAAATGCAGTGTTAGCATTCCCTATCCCATCTCCATGAGTACCAACTGCGACAA CGTCAAGTGA